In Cydia splendana chromosome 3, ilCydSple1.2, whole genome shotgun sequence, one DNA window encodes the following:
- the LOC134806667 gene encoding uncharacterized protein LOC134806667, with translation MNNDMKLYPSTNFRNENGTGDSMWNALTLIANEIQKFRLESEAGKNPVHKNDAHFETFLKTNATKVLTKATNCSNATNVDTKNSQLKKLKEHLRTVCDIAKIVLSAKNNETESLMNKLKNLSRINAENLSLIQQLRMENYNTNNDVQFLSNFIHMAYQKLQKMRNEIPRDMPFMEELKIILLACGQYYLDYCNARDQCAQLKQRNRFLTSKLNIVENNLAATTEGLRNLRNINMKLKIKCDMHQKHGKEFSKKLVNVKTSVNENIFLGGGNKSDYYGYNAGIPKDVECKQNINISNKSLCLTSHFETVNNLLLDQDIMLKELKKLYLEVRRSCN, from the exons ATGAATAACGACATGAAACTTTACCCTTCAACAAATTTTCGCAACGAAAACGGTACTGGGGATTCTATGTGGAATGCTCTTACTTTAATTGCGAATGAAATACAAAA GTTTAGATTGGAGTCTGAAGCAGGAAAGAATCCCGTGCATAAAAATGATGCACATTTCGAAACTTTTTTGAAAACGAATGCAACAAAAGTTCTAACAAAAGCAACAAATTGCAGTAATGCAACAAACGTTGATACGAAAAATAGCCAGCTGAAAAAACTAAAAGAGCACCTTAGGACCGTATGCG atattGCAAAAATAGTATTGTCAGCCAAAAACAATGAAACGGAAAGTCTCATGAATAAACTGAAAAACTTATCAAGGATTAACGCCGAAAATCTGAGTTTGATACAACAATTGCGAATGGAAAATTACAATACGAACAACGATGTGCAATTTCTTAGTAACTTTATCCATATGGCTTATCAAAAACTACAGAAAATGCGTAATGAAATACCTAGAGATATGCCGTTTATGGAGGAACTGAAGATTATCCTACTCGCTTGTGGGCAATACTATCTAGACTATTGCAACGCGCGCGATCAATGCGCTCAACTTAAACAACGCAATAGATTTCTGACAAGTAAACTAAACATTGTAGAGAACAACTTAGCCGCTACTACCGAAGGATTGCGCAATCTTAGAAATATAAACATGAAACTCAAAATTAAATGTGATATGCATCAAAAACACGGAAAAGAATTCTCGAAAAAACTTGTAAATGTAAAAACGAGcgttaatgaaaatatttttttaggcgGTGGGAATAAAAGTGATTACTATGGATATAATGCGGGTATACCGAAAGATGTTGAatgtaaacaaaatataaatatttctaACAAAAGTCTATGTTTAACATCTCATTTCGAAACTGTTAATAATCTCCTTCTAGATCAGGATATTATGTTGAAAGAATTAAAGAAATTGTATTTAGAGGTTCGGCGAAGTTGTAATTGA